In Microbacterium sp. No. 7, the genomic window CTCCGCCTGGTACGGCCGGGTCTTCACGACGCGCCACGGGCCGATCGGGTTGCCGCTCCATCGGCTGCCCGCGGGCACCGTCTCGCCGCGCATGACGAGCGACGCCGGACCGACCGTCGCATGGGCTCCGAGCGAGGCGGCGGGCAGGATCACGCTGTGCGGGCCCAGCGTCGCCCCCGCTTCGAGACTCACGGTATCGATACTCATCACTCGATCATGGAACAGATGCGTCTGAACCACACATCCGCGGTTCACGGTCGCGCCGTCGCCGAGCGTCACGAGGTCGGGCTCGGGGAACCAGTAGCTGTCGGTCCACACGCCCGTGCCGATCCTCGCGCCCAGCGTACGCAGCCAGATCGCCAGCGCCGGTGTGCCCGCCGCGGCGTTCGCGAACCAGGGCGCCGCGATCATCTCGGTGAAGGTGTCGGACACCTCGGTGCGCCACACGAAGCTCGACCACAGCGGGTGCTCCCCGGCGCGGATCACGCCGACGAACGCCCACTTGGCGATCGTCGTGACCGCCGCCGCGACGGCGCCCGCCACGATGAGCACGGCGCCCGACAGCAGGATCGCGACGCCGAGCCCCCACGCCTCGATCATCGCCGCGAGGGCGAGCAGCACCGCGAGCCCCAGCGCGCACGTGAGCACGACCGGCACGAAGCGGCACAGCTCCCACGCCGTGCGCGCGACGCGCAGCCCCGTGCGCGGCCGGTAGGTGCGCTCCAGGTCGGCCTCGTTCACCACGCGGCGCAGGCGCACGGCGGGGGAGCCGAGCCACGACGACCCCGCCTTCGCCTTCGGCGGCGCCACCGAGAGCACCGCGACGAGGCCGTCCTTCGGCACCCGGTGCCCGGCTCCCGCGAGCCCGGAGTTGCCGAGGAACGCGCGCTTGCCGATGCGTGCCCGGGCGATGCGCATCCAGCCGCCGCGCAGCTCGTAGGTCGCGACCATCGTGTCGTCGGCGAGGAACGCGCCGTCGTCGATCGTGGTCATGCAGGGGATGAGCAGCACCGTCGACGCCTCGACGTCGCGCCCCACCTTCGCGCCGAGCAGACGCAGCCAGACGGGCGTGAACAGGCTCGAGTAGACGGGGAAGAGGATCGTGCGCGCCGAGTCGAGGAGGCGCTCGGTGCTCCAGGCCTGCCACGCGACGCGGCTGCGCACGGGATGCACGCCCTCGACGAGACCGATCGAGAGCAGGCGCACGAGCCCGACAACGCTCACAGCGAAGACGAGACCCGTGACGATCGTGGCGGGCACGAGCGCCGCGAGCAGGCCCGGCACGGCGTCGGCGAGCGACGGCGCGTCGCGGAACGCGGGCACCAGCACGAGGCCGCCGATCACGAACGACAGGATCGGCAGCAGGCCGATGAGCGACGACGACGTCGCGTACGCCCACAGCCAGCGCTTGCGCGCGGGCGGACGCTCGGACGCGAGCGGGGTGGAGGTGCCGCCGACGCGCACGGCGGGGGAGCCCGCCCAGCGCTGCCCCGCGCGCACGCGGCCGAACACGGCCGACCCGGGCGCGACCTCGGCGCCGCGCCCGATCTTGGTGCCGGGGGCCAGCGTCGAGCGCGAGCCCACCGTCGCGTCGGCGCCGATGCGGATCGCGCCGATGCGCACGGTGTCGCCGTCGATCCAGTAGCCCGAGAGGTCGACCTCGGGCTCGATCGCCGCGCCCGCGCCGATCTGCAGCATCCCGGTGACGGGCGGCAGCGTGTGCAGGTCGACGCCGGGGCCGATCTTCGCCCCGAGCGCCCGCGCGTAGTAGGTCACCCAGGGCGCGCCGGCGAGGCCGACGGGGTCGATCTGCTGCGCGACCTGCTCGGCGAGCCACAGCCGCAGGTGCACGCCGCCGCCGCGCGGATAGTCTCCGGGCCGGAGGCCCGCGAGCAGCACGCGCGCCGCGAGCGCCGACAGCGCCATGCGCCCGAACGGCGTCGCGACGACGATGAGGCCCACCAGAATGAGCCACAGCGGGGCCTCGGGCAGCACCTCGAAGCCGGGGAAGAGGCGCAGGATCCAGCTCGCCGTGAGCAGCCACAGGATCCAGCGCAGCCCGCTCAGCACGAACAGCGGCACGCTCGCGATCGTCTGCACCCACTGCATGATCCGCGGCGTCGGCGCCGCGGTGCTGAAGCCGCCCGCCGGCTCGGCGTCGGCGTCGTCGGCCTCCGCCTCGATCGCGTCGGCCATCTGGCGCAGCCGCGGCAGGTCGTAGACGTCGGCCATCGTGAACTCGGGCGCGCGGGTCCGGATGCGCGAGACGAGCTGCGCGGCGGCCAGCGATCCGCCGCCGAGCTGGAAGAAGTCGGCGTCCTCGTCGGCCGGCCGCGTGCCGAGCACCGCGAGCCACTGCTCGGCGAGCCAGGCCGACGTGCCCGTGAGCGTCGAGTCGGCGGCATCCGTGTCGGTGAGCGGCCACGGCAGCGCCGCCTTGTCGACCTTGCCGGAGGTGCGCACGGGCAGGTCGTCCATGACGGCCAGCAGCGGGATGAGCGGCGCGGGCAGCGTCGCCGCCAGCTCGGCGCGCGCCGTCTGCCGGTCGAACCCCTCGGCCGGCACGACGTAGCCGACGAGCAGCGGCACGCCGCCCTCGGAGCGCTGCACGACGACCGTCGCCGCCGACACGGCCGACAGCGACTGCAGGGCCGCCTCGACCTCGCCCAGCTCGATGCGGCGGCCGCCGATCTTCACCTGGTCGTCGGCGCGGCCCTGGAAGACCAGGCCCTCCGGCTCGGCGCGCACGAGGTCGCCCGAGCGATACGCACGGCCCCAGCCGAGCGTGGGCATGGGGGCGTACTTCTCGGCGTCCTTCGCGGGATCGAGGTAGCGGGCCAGCCCGACGCCGCCGATGATCAGCTCGCCCACCTCTCCGTCGGCGACCCGGTGCCCGTCGGCGTCGACGACCGCGAGCGACCAGCCGTCGAGCGGCAGGCCGATGCGCACGGGCCCGACCCCGTCCATGAGCGCGCCGCACGCGACGACCGTCGCCTCGGTGGGGCCGTACGTGTTCCACACCTCGCGGTCGTCGCCGACGAGCCGCGCGGCGAGCTCGGGCGGGCACGCCTCGCCGCCGAAGATGAGCAGGCGCACGTTCTCGATCGCGTCCTGCGGCCACAGCGCCGCGAGCGTCGGCACGGTCGACACGGCCGTGATGCCGTGGCCGACGAGCCAGGGGCCCAGGTCCTCGCCCGAGCGCACGAGCGCGCGCGGCGCGGGCACGAGGCACGCGCCGTGGCGCCACGCCAGCCACATCTCCTCGCACGACGCGTCGAAGGCGACCGAGAGCCCCGCGAGCACGCGGTCGCCGGGACCGAGCGGCTCGCCCTGCAGGAACATGCGCGCCTCGGCGTCGACGAAGGCCGCCGCCGAGCGGTGCTGCACGGCGACGCCCTTCGGCACGCCCGTCGACCCCGACGTGAAGATGATCCATGCGTCGTCGTCCAGCCCCGGAGGCTCGACGACGAACAGCGGCGCGGATGCCGGATGCGGGTCGTCGCCGTCGAACAGCCCGGCGGGCGCGGGCGGCCCGTCCCGGCCCTCGTCCGTCCGCCAGGGCGCGTATCGTCCGCGGGCGCCGATGACGCCGCGCACCGCGGCCTCGCCGAACACGAGCTCGGCGCGCTCCTCGGGGTCGTCGGCGTCGACGGGCACATAGGCGGCTCCGGCGGCCATGATGCCGAGGATCGCGATGTACAGCTCCCGGTCGCCCGACGGCATGCGCACGCCCACGCGGTCGCCGCGCCGCACGCCGCGCTCGCGCAGGCGCACGGCGGTCTGGCGCACCCGCACGCGCAGCTCGCCGTAGCTGAGCGCGCCGGCCGCGTCTTCGATCGCCGACGCCTCGGGATGCCTGCGGGCGGTCTCGTCGAGGATGTCGATGAGCGTCCGGGGGGCCGGTGCGCGGCCGCCCCGGTCGAGATACTCCTGCACGTCGGCTGTGCCTTTCTGCGTTCGCGGTTCCCCTGGCTGTGGGGCCGCTGTGAGGGGCACAGGATACAGGTCCGAAGGGAACCGCCGGTGGACTAGCGTCGGAGCATGGGTCTTTTCGACAGGTCGCCGCGCACGGTCCGGATCGAGAACGTCGAGGTCGGGCTCCGCGCCGGCAGGGCGCCGTGGAGCCTCTGGGCCGACGGCCTCGGGCGCACCGCCATCCGCTCGCTGCAGATCATCCTCGTCGTCGCGCTCGTCGGCGCGCTGATCTACGGCATCCGCCAGGTCACGGTCGTCACGATCCCGCTGATCCTCGCGCTCATCTTCGCGTCGGCGTTCTGGCCCGTCACGAAGTGGATGCGCTCGCGGGGCGTGCCGCCGCTGCTCACGACCCTCGCGACGTTCTTCGCGGTGATCGTGCTGCTCGCCGGCATCGGGTGGCTCATCGTGTGGACCGTGCGCGACCAGTGGGACGAGCTGTCGGAGCAGGCGACCGGGGGCTTCACGCAGTTGCTGGAGTGGATCCGCACCCTGCCCATCGCCCCCAGCGACGAGCAGATCCAGGAGTGGACCGGCGCCCTCACCGACTTCGTCACGAGCGCGCAGTTCGGCTCGGGCGCGATCGCGGGCGTGAGCGCCGTCGCCAGCTTCGTCACCGGCTTCGTGCTGCTGATCGTCGTGCTGTTCTTCTTCCTGAAGGACGGCCCGCAGATGTGGGAGTTCCTGCTGCGGCCGTTCGAGGGCGAGCACTATGCGCGCGCGCAGCGCATCGGCGCCGTCACCGTGTCGACCCTCGGGTCGTACGTGCGCGGCACCGCGACCGTCGCGGCCGTCGACGCGATCGGCATCCTCATCGGCCTGCTCATCCTGCAGGTGCCGCTGGCCGTTCCGCTCGCGGTGCTCGTGTTCCTGCTCGCCTTCATCCCCATCGTCGGGGCGACCCTGGCGGGCATCCTCGCCGCCCTCGTCGCGCTCGTCGCCAACGGCTGGTTCATCGCCCTGCTCGTCGTCGGCGTCGTCGTGCTCGTCAACCAGCTCGAGGGCAACTTCCTGCAGCCCGTGCTCATGTCGCGGTCGATGAAGCTGCACGCCTTCGTCGTGCTCATCGCGCTGACCGTCGGCACGGCGCTCGGCGGCATCCTCGGCGCGGTGCTCGCCGTTCCCATCACGGCCGTCGTCTGGGGCATCGTGCAGGTCTGGGACGGGCCCGGCACCCCCGTGCGCTGGGCCCGGCAGAAGCGGGTGGAACAGGCGTAGCGGGCGCGGGCCTCGCGCCCGGGCGCCGTGAGGCTAGAATCGCACGCATGGCCACTTCGCACCTCCCCTCGCCGCAGACCGTTCCCACCGTCGACGCCCCCCTCGAGATCATCGGCGAGTCGTCGTCGTGCTGCGGCGGCACCTCGTGCGGCGGCAGCGCGAACAGCGAGAGCTGAGCGACCCCGCCGCCCGCGACCCGGGGCGTGGTGCCCGGCTGTCGCGGATCCTGCTCTCCGAGGAGTCGATCTACGGGCTCATCCTCGTCTCGGGGATGATCGTCGTCAGCAACAACCTCGCCGGCACCTCGGCCAACGCGCTGCTGACCGTCGTGATCACGGTCGTCGTGTTCTTCTTCGCGCACGTCTACGCGGGCACGGTGTCGCGCCTCGCGACCGCCCGGAAGCCGGACGTGCGCCGCAGCATCGGCGCGGCCGTCCAGCACTCCCAGGGGATGCTCGTCGTCGCCCTGCTGCCGATCGCCGTGCTGTCGCTCGGCGTCGCGCGCGTCTTCGACGACGACGTCGCGATCTGGACCGCCCTCCTCGTCGACGCGCTGCTGCTCGGCACGCTCGGCTGGGTGGTCGCCGCGCGGTGGTCGCCGCACCTGTGGGTGCGTGCGCTCAACGCCCTGGTCACGGCCGGGTTCGGGATCGTGCTCGTCGCGCTCAAGTCGCTGATCCACCACTGACCGCCGCGGGCCGCGGACGAGGGTCAGTGCACCTGCGGACGAGGGTCAGTGCACCGGCGGCGCGCTCTCGCCCGCGTCGTCGGCGGGCTTGCGGATGAGGAAGGCGCCCACGATGATCGGCAGCGACACGATCGCGGCGAGCAGGAACGCCGCGTGCGCGCCCGCGGCGCCGGCGCTCGCGGCATCCATCCCGGCATCCGTCCCCGAGACCGTCACGCCCGACATCACCGCGATCATGACCGCGACGCCCGCGGCCCCGCCGACCTGCTGCACCGTGCCGACGACCGCCGAGCCGTACGAGTAGAAGCGTCGCTCGAGCGAGCCGAGCGACGCCGTGAACAGCGGCGTGAACGACAGCGCGAGACCGAGCGAGAGCAGCGTCTGGCACACGACGATGAGCCACAGCGGCGTGGTGGCCGTGAACGTGAGGGCGAACACCCACAGCATGGCGACCGCGATGATCGCTCCCGGCACGAGCAGCACCTGCGTGCCCCGGGCGTCGTAGACGCGCCCGATGAACGGGCCCGCGAAGCCCATGAGCAGCGCGCCGGGCAGCACCGCGAGGCCGGTGTCGCTCGCCGAGATCTCGAGGACGCGCTGCATGTACAGCGGCAGCACCGTGATCGTGCCGAAGAACGCGAGCGACAGCACGCCCAGCTGCGCGACGGCGAGCGAGAAGTTGACGGAGCGGAACACGCGCAGGTCGAGCAGGGCGTCGTCGATGCGCTGCAGGCGCACCTGCCGCCAGAAGAAGAGCGCGAGCGTCACGACCCCGACGACCAGCGAGACCGTCAGCGACGTGGTCTGCGCCGTCTGGGCCGCCTCGGCGGCCGCGCCGCCACCGTGGCCCGCCGCGCCGCCGATCTGGCTCAGGCCGTAGACGATGCCGCCGAAGCCGAGCGCCGACAGCACGACCGAGAGCACGTCGACCGGCGCGTGGGTCGTCTCGCCGAGGTTGCGCACCCAGACGGTGCCGGCGACGAGCGAGGCGATCGCGATCGGCAGCACGATGCCGAAGTTCCACCGCCAGCCCAGGTTCTCGAGCACGAAGCCCGACATCGCGGGGCCGATCGCGGGCGCGAGCGACATCACGATCGACACGCGGCCCATCATGCGGCCGCGCGAGGCCGGCGGCACGATCGTCATGAGCGTCGTCATCAGCAGCGGCATCATCATCGCCGTGCCCATCGCCTGCACGACGCGCGCGACCACGAGCACGACGAAGCCCGGCGCCAGCATCGCGAGCGCGGTGCCGACGGTGAACAGCGTCATCGCCGTGATGAAGACCTGCCGGGTCGTGAAACGCCGCAGCAGGAAGCCCGTGACCGGGATGACCACGGCCATCGTGAGCATGAAGGCGGTCGTGAGCCACTGCGCCTGCACCTCGGTGATGCCGAGGTCGTCGACGAGGTGCGCGATCGCGATGCCCATCGTCGTCTCGTTGAGGATCGCGACGAAGGCGGCCGCGAGCAGCAGCCACACGATGCGCGTCTGCTCGCCGGTGAGGCCGGTCGCCGACGAGACGACGGGCGACGGAGCGGTCGTAGGTCCAGACACGGAGACTCCCAGGGAAGGCGCGATCGCGCGATGCGCGAGGCGCCCGGCGCGGGCGCATGACAGAGCGTAACCGACGGGGTTGACATCGTATTCCCGTCGCTTCTCCTAGGCTGGCGGGATGGCGATGGGCGGCATGGGCGGCGGTGGGGGTGGCGGACGCGGCAGCGGGTTCCGCCCGGTCGACGAGGAGGCGCAGCGTCGGCTCAACGCCGAGGCCCCGCGCATCGCGAGCCTCGGCCCGCGCGTGGTCGCGCTGTTCCGGCCCTACCGCTGGCGCATCCTGTTCACCGGCATCCTCGTCGTCGCGGGCGCCGCGATCGGGGTGGTCCCGCCGCTCATCGTGCAGCGCATCTTCGACGACGCGCTCTTCCCCGCGGGCGCCGCAGGCCCCGACCTGTCGCTGCTGGGCGTGCTCGTCTCGATCATGGTCGCGCTCTTCCTCGTCGCGGCCGGCCTCGGACTCGTGCAGACGTGGCTGACCGCGACCGTCGGCAACGCCGTCACCGGCGACCTGCGCGTGCGCCTGTTCGAGCACCTGCAGGCGATGGAGCTGAGCTTCTTCGCGCGCACGAAGACGGGCGTGATCCAGTCGCGCCTGCAGAACGACGTGGGCGGCGTCGCGGGCGTGCTCACCAACACCGTCGCGAGCATCCTCGGCAACACCGTGACGGTCGTCTCGGCGCTCGTCGCGATGGTGCTCATCGACTGGCGCCTGACGCTCATCGCCGTCGTGATCATGCCGGTGCTCGTGCTCGTGCAGCGTCGCGTGGGGCAGGTGCGCGCCCGCATCGCCGCGCAGACGCAGGAGTCGCTGTCGGAGCTGACGTCGATCACGCAGGAGACGCTCTCGGTCAGCGGCATCCTGCTGTCCAAGTCGTTCAACCGGCAGCGCACGGAGTCGGAGCGCTACCGCGTCGAGAACGCGAAGCAGGTGCAGCTGCAGGTGCGCCGCGCCATGAGCGGCCAGGGCTTCTTCGCGGTCGTGCAGGTGATCATGTCGTCGGTGCCCGCGGTCATCTACCTCGTGGCGGGTCTGCTGATGGGCGCCGAGCCTGGGGCGATCACGGCGGGCGCGATCGTCGCGTTCACGACCGTGCAGGCGCGGCTGCTGCAGCCGCTCATCGGGCTCATGCGCGTGTCGCTCGACGTGCAGACCTCGCAGGCCGTGTTCGCCCGCATCTTCGAGTACCTCGACCTGGACCCCGCGATCGAGGACGCGCCGGATGCCACCGACGCCGCGCACGCGCCCGGACCGCGCGGCCGCATCGAGTTCCGCGACGTCGTCTTCCGCTATCCCGACGCCGCACCGGACTCGACGCCCACGCTCGACGGCGTCTCGTTCGTCGCCGAGCCCGGCCAGCACGTCGCGTTCGTCGGCGCCTCGGGCGCGGGCAAGACCACGATCCTCTACCTCGCGCCCCGGCTGTACGAGGCATCGCAGGGGACCGTGCTGTTCTCGGGCGCCGACGTGCGGACGCTCACGCAGGAGTCGATCATCGACGACGTCGGCATCGTGTCGCAGGAGACCTACCTGTTCCACGCGACGATCCGCGAGAACCTGCGCTACGCGCGGCCCGACGCCACGCAGGAGGAGATCGTCGCGGCGTGCACGGCGGCGAACATCCACCACGTGATCACGGGCTTCGAGCGGGGATACGACACCGTGGTGGGCGAACGGGGCTACCGCCTCTCCGGCGGCGAGAAGCAGCGCATCGCGATCGCCCGCGTGCTGCTGAAGGATCCGCCCGTGCTGCTGCTCGACGAGGCGACGAGCGCGCTCGACACCGTCTCGGAGCGCATCGTGCAGGAGGCGCTCGACAACGCCGCGCGCGGCCGCACGACCCTCACGATCGCGCACCGCCTGTCGACGATCTCGGGCGCCGACGTCATCCACGTGCTCGATCGCGGCCGCATCGTCGAGTCGGGCCGGCACGCCGAGCTGCTCGCGCGCGGCGGGCGGTACGCGGAGCTCGCGGCGCAGCAGCTGCCCGGCTGAGGGGGCGTGCGTCCGCGGTGCCTCGCGGGTGCGCGGCTACCAGAGGCGGGCGGCGGCGAGCAGGGGAGCGGATGCCGGGTCGAGCGCGATCGACTCCGTCTCGGCGCGCGCCCAGAGCGCACGCACGAACGCGCCGACCGTGCGGCGGTAGCCGGGGTCGGGGTGGTCGCGCGCGGTCCGCACGAGGGCGGGCGTGTCCATGTCGAGGATGAGCCGCACGCGCGCGCGGGCCGCCGCGCGATGCCCCGCCGCGTCGAGCACGGCGAGACCGCCCGTGAGGGCCGCGAGGTAGTCGCGCATGACGGCGGGCGAGCCGGTGCGCTGCGTGATGGAGGAGCCGTCGGCGCGCTCGCGCCACTGCACGATCACGTCGGGGATGACGTCGAACGCCCGCGCCGTCGTGTACATCCGCTGCGCGACGATCTGGTCCTCGTAGAGAGAGCCCTCGGGAAAGCGCAGGCCGCCGCGGCGCCAGAGCTCGATGCGGCTCGCCTTCGACCACGCGACGACGTTGCCCGACGCCGCCGGATG contains:
- a CDS encoding Pls/PosA family non-ribosomal peptide synthetase produces the protein MQEYLDRGGRAPAPRTLIDILDETARRHPEASAIEDAAGALSYGELRVRVRQTAVRLRERGVRRGDRVGVRMPSGDRELYIAILGIMAAGAAYVPVDADDPEERAELVFGEAAVRGVIGARGRYAPWRTDEGRDGPPAPAGLFDGDDPHPASAPLFVVEPPGLDDDAWIIFTSGSTGVPKGVAVQHRSAAAFVDAEARMFLQGEPLGPGDRVLAGLSVAFDASCEEMWLAWRHGACLVPAPRALVRSGEDLGPWLVGHGITAVSTVPTLAALWPQDAIENVRLLIFGGEACPPELAARLVGDDREVWNTYGPTEATVVACGALMDGVGPVRIGLPLDGWSLAVVDADGHRVADGEVGELIIGGVGLARYLDPAKDAEKYAPMPTLGWGRAYRSGDLVRAEPEGLVFQGRADDQVKIGGRRIELGEVEAALQSLSAVSAATVVVQRSEGGVPLLVGYVVPAEGFDRQTARAELAATLPAPLIPLLAVMDDLPVRTSGKVDKAALPWPLTDTDAADSTLTGTSAWLAEQWLAVLGTRPADEDADFFQLGGGSLAAAQLVSRIRTRAPEFTMADVYDLPRLRQMADAIEAEADDADAEPAGGFSTAAPTPRIMQWVQTIASVPLFVLSGLRWILWLLTASWILRLFPGFEVLPEAPLWLILVGLIVVATPFGRMALSALAARVLLAGLRPGDYPRGGGVHLRLWLAEQVAQQIDPVGLAGAPWVTYYARALGAKIGPGVDLHTLPPVTGMLQIGAGAAIEPEVDLSGYWIDGDTVRIGAIRIGADATVGSRSTLAPGTKIGRGAEVAPGSAVFGRVRAGQRWAGSPAVRVGGTSTPLASERPPARKRWLWAYATSSSLIGLLPILSFVIGGLVLVPAFRDAPSLADAVPGLLAALVPATIVTGLVFAVSVVGLVRLLSIGLVEGVHPVRSRVAWQAWSTERLLDSARTILFPVYSSLFTPVWLRLLGAKVGRDVEASTVLLIPCMTTIDDGAFLADDTMVATYELRGGWMRIARARIGKRAFLGNSGLAGAGHRVPKDGLVAVLSVAPPKAKAGSSWLGSPAVRLRRVVNEADLERTYRPRTGLRVARTAWELCRFVPVVLTCALGLAVLLALAAMIEAWGLGVAILLSGAVLIVAGAVAAAVTTIAKWAFVGVIRAGEHPLWSSFVWRTEVSDTFTEMIAAPWFANAAAGTPALAIWLRTLGARIGTGVWTDSYWFPEPDLVTLGDGATVNRGCVVQTHLFHDRVMSIDTVSLEAGATLGPHSVILPAASLGAHATVGPASLVMRGETVPAGSRWSGNPIGPWRVVKTRPYQAETS
- a CDS encoding AI-2E family transporter yields the protein MGLFDRSPRTVRIENVEVGLRAGRAPWSLWADGLGRTAIRSLQIILVVALVGALIYGIRQVTVVTIPLILALIFASAFWPVTKWMRSRGVPPLLTTLATFFAVIVLLAGIGWLIVWTVRDQWDELSEQATGGFTQLLEWIRTLPIAPSDEQIQEWTGALTDFVTSAQFGSGAIAGVSAVASFVTGFVLLIVVLFFFLKDGPQMWEFLLRPFEGEHYARAQRIGAVTVSTLGSYVRGTATVAAVDAIGILIGLLILQVPLAVPLAVLVFLLAFIPIVGATLAGILAALVALVANGWFIALLVVGVVVLVNQLEGNFLQPVLMSRSMKLHAFVVLIALTVGTALGGILGAVLAVPITAVVWGIVQVWDGPGTPVRWARQKRVEQA
- a CDS encoding DHA2 family efflux MFS transporter permease subunit, translating into MSGPTTAPSPVVSSATGLTGEQTRIVWLLLAAAFVAILNETTMGIAIAHLVDDLGITEVQAQWLTTAFMLTMAVVIPVTGFLLRRFTTRQVFITAMTLFTVGTALAMLAPGFVVLVVARVVQAMGTAMMMPLLMTTLMTIVPPASRGRMMGRVSIVMSLAPAIGPAMSGFVLENLGWRWNFGIVLPIAIASLVAGTVWVRNLGETTHAPVDVLSVVLSALGFGGIVYGLSQIGGAAGHGGGAAAEAAQTAQTTSLTVSLVVGVVTLALFFWRQVRLQRIDDALLDLRVFRSVNFSLAVAQLGVLSLAFFGTITVLPLYMQRVLEISASDTGLAVLPGALLMGFAGPFIGRVYDARGTQVLLVPGAIIAVAMLWVFALTFTATTPLWLIVVCQTLLSLGLALSFTPLFTASLGSLERRFYSYGSAVVGTVQQVGGAAGVAVMIAVMSGVTVSGTDAGMDAASAGAAGAHAAFLLAAIVSLPIIVGAFLIRKPADDAGESAPPVH
- a CDS encoding ABC transporter ATP-binding protein, which codes for MGGGGGGGRGSGFRPVDEEAQRRLNAEAPRIASLGPRVVALFRPYRWRILFTGILVVAGAAIGVVPPLIVQRIFDDALFPAGAAGPDLSLLGVLVSIMVALFLVAAGLGLVQTWLTATVGNAVTGDLRVRLFEHLQAMELSFFARTKTGVIQSRLQNDVGGVAGVLTNTVASILGNTVTVVSALVAMVLIDWRLTLIAVVIMPVLVLVQRRVGQVRARIAAQTQESLSELTSITQETLSVSGILLSKSFNRQRTESERYRVENAKQVQLQVRRAMSGQGFFAVVQVIMSSVPAVIYLVAGLLMGAEPGAITAGAIVAFTTVQARLLQPLIGLMRVSLDVQTSQAVFARIFEYLDLDPAIEDAPDATDAAHAPGPRGRIEFRDVVFRYPDAAPDSTPTLDGVSFVAEPGQHVAFVGASGAGKTTILYLAPRLYEASQGTVLFSGADVRTLTQESIIDDVGIVSQETYLFHATIRENLRYARPDATQEEIVAACTAANIHHVITGFERGYDTVVGERGYRLSGGEKQRIAIARVLLKDPPVLLLDEATSALDTVSERIVQEALDNAARGRTTLTIAHRLSTISGADVIHVLDRGRIVESGRHAELLARGGRYAELAAQQLPG
- a CDS encoding glycosyltransferase family 2 protein translates to MSSPPVVTVVVPGRDVAPYASEALDSLRAQTLERWTAVLVDDGSTDATSALFAQATADPRFRLVRHETPRGLGAARNAGLDLVTTPFVSFLDADDVLMPRALERLIGTLDASGSDLAVGAYVRLRPDTAGGYTAGTVQPWVAAATDPERRGVTLAQHPAASGNVVAWSKASRIELWRRGGLRFPEGSLYEDQIVAQRMYTTARAFDVIPDVIVQWRERADGSSITQRTGSPAVMRDYLAALTGGLAVLDAAGHRAAARARVRLILDMDTPALVRTARDHPDPGYRRTVGAFVRALWARAETESIALDPASAPLLAAARLW